A genomic segment from Neodiprion lecontei isolate iyNeoLeco1 chromosome 1, iyNeoLeco1.1, whole genome shotgun sequence encodes:
- the LOC107223846 gene encoding synaptic vesicle glycoprotein 2B isoform X6, giving the protein MALIVDKTRYHVISTAERENESAEAAVDFETAVSATGYGLFNVLLLMAAIPAGWTTVFDTSTTAFIMPSAECELDLSLFRKGLLAASTYAGMICIAVVWGFIADHIGRKYLLLFGLISDTLCNVFGSAAQSYYVYLSFKFTSGIIVGGPFAILMTYIAEFHGERHRSRVLMWTGSLFALGNVAVPALSRAVLPRTWSFSLFNNSLIFDAWRIFLLICALPPFLGFVAMWSFPESPKFLMTKGRSEEALKVFRRMYSMNTGKPEDDYPVKILRIENVAKLQTPLEPANRSSRDGLRRSFYRMKFLFPTPYIFPLFTINVIIFASMTGMHVMKSWLPQLIVILNNFDPKESDDSPIVPTICEKLNVQAIEAFGAQAALALGNRTETCITMIVSTTVYTNATIIAASAVTGSFLVGAIVNKCALCWQYSCQNIRENYRSSRVLMTEDIYQAFEQSWKITNCK; this is encoded by the exons AAAACGAGAGCGCGGAAGCTGCGGTAGACTTTGAAACTGCGGTATCGGCCACTG GGTATGGACTATTCAACGTGCTTCTTCTGATGGCGGCGATTCCGGCCGGATGGACAACGGTCTTCGACACTTCGACCACCGCATTCATCATGCCATCGGCGGAGTGTGAGCTTGATCTAAGCCTTTTTCGAAAGGGGTTATTGGCCGCCAGTACTTACGCAG GAATGATATGCATCGCTGTTGTGTGGGGCTTTATAGCGGACCATATAGGAAGAAAGTACCTTTTGCTCTTCGGCCTGATCTCAGACACGCTTTGCAACGTCTTTGGCAGTGCCGCCCAGAGCTACTACGTTTACCTGTCGTTCAAATTCACCAGCGGTATAAT CGTTGGCGGTCCTTTTGCTATCCTGATGACGTACATCGCTGAATTTCACGGCGAACGTCATCGGAGCAGAGTTCTTATGTGGACGGGATCGCTGTTCGCCCTGGGAAACGTCGCGGTTCCAG CATTGTCCAGAGCCGTGTTGCCCCGGACATGGTCGTTTTCGCTATTCAACAATTCGCTGATCTTTGACGCTTGGAGAATATTTTTGTTGATCTGCGCACTGCCACCGTTTCTGGGATTCGTGGCGATGTGGAGCTTTCCAGAGAGTCCGAAATTCCTCATGACCAAGGGGAGATCGGAGGAGGCTCTCAAAGTATTTCGACGAATGTATTCGATGAACACTGGAAAGCCGGAGGACGATTATCCG GTGAAAATTTTGCGAATAGAGAACGTGGCCAAGCTTCAAACGCCATTGGAACCAGCGAACAGATCATCTCGTGATGGATTGCGGAGAAGTTTTTATCGCATGAAATTCCTCTTCCCAACACCATATATCTTCCCTCTATTCACCATCAATGTGATTATTTTCGCAAGCATGACCGG GATGCACGTAATGAAATCGTGGCTACCCCAGCTAATCGTTATTCTGAACAACTTCGACCCCAAGGAGTCGGACGACTCTCCCATCGTGCCgacaatttgtgaaaaacttaACGTCCAAGCCATCGAAGCTTTTGGTGCCCAGGCGGCTCTTGCTCTTGGCAATAGAACCGAGACTTGCATTACG aTGATTGTTTCAACCACAGTTTATACCAATGCTACCATCATTGCCGCGTCCGCAGTTACGGGCTCTTTCTTAGTCGGGGCCATCGTCAACAAG TGTGCTTTGTGCTGGCAATATTCCTGTCAAAATATTCGGGAAAACTACCGTAGCAGCAGGGTGCTGATGACTGAGGATATTTATCAGGCATTCGAGCAATCTTGGAAAATAACAAATTGTAAATAG
- the LOC107223846 gene encoding synaptic vesicle glycoprotein 2B isoform X5 produces the protein MALIVDKTRYHVISTAERENESAEAAVDFETAVSATGYGLFNVLLLMAAIPAGWTTVFDTSTTAFIMPSAECELDLSLFRKGLLAASTYAGMICIAVVWGFIADHIGRKYLLLFGLISDTLCNVFGSAAQSYYVYLSFKFTSGIIVGGPFAILMTYIAEFHGERHRSRVLMWTGSLFALGNVAVPALSRAVLPRTWSFSLFNNSLIFDAWRIFLLICALPPFLGFVAMWSFPESPKFLMTKGRSEEALKVFRRMYSMNTGKPEDDYPVKILRIENVAKLQTPLEPANRSSRDGLRRSFYRMKFLFPTPYIFPLFTINVIIFASMTGMHVMKSWLPQLIVILNNFDPKESDDSPIVPTICEKLNVQAIEAFGAQAALALGNRTETCITMIVSTTVYTNATIIAASAVTGSFLVGAIVNKVGKKSILLVSLVSGGSCYLGLSFSPSTTIFLVLCSAIIALTGISTNAITSMIIEVVPTSLSVLCAGNIPVKIFGKTTVAAGC, from the exons AAAACGAGAGCGCGGAAGCTGCGGTAGACTTTGAAACTGCGGTATCGGCCACTG GGTATGGACTATTCAACGTGCTTCTTCTGATGGCGGCGATTCCGGCCGGATGGACAACGGTCTTCGACACTTCGACCACCGCATTCATCATGCCATCGGCGGAGTGTGAGCTTGATCTAAGCCTTTTTCGAAAGGGGTTATTGGCCGCCAGTACTTACGCAG GAATGATATGCATCGCTGTTGTGTGGGGCTTTATAGCGGACCATATAGGAAGAAAGTACCTTTTGCTCTTCGGCCTGATCTCAGACACGCTTTGCAACGTCTTTGGCAGTGCCGCCCAGAGCTACTACGTTTACCTGTCGTTCAAATTCACCAGCGGTATAAT CGTTGGCGGTCCTTTTGCTATCCTGATGACGTACATCGCTGAATTTCACGGCGAACGTCATCGGAGCAGAGTTCTTATGTGGACGGGATCGCTGTTCGCCCTGGGAAACGTCGCGGTTCCAG CATTGTCCAGAGCCGTGTTGCCCCGGACATGGTCGTTTTCGCTATTCAACAATTCGCTGATCTTTGACGCTTGGAGAATATTTTTGTTGATCTGCGCACTGCCACCGTTTCTGGGATTCGTGGCGATGTGGAGCTTTCCAGAGAGTCCGAAATTCCTCATGACCAAGGGGAGATCGGAGGAGGCTCTCAAAGTATTTCGACGAATGTATTCGATGAACACTGGAAAGCCGGAGGACGATTATCCG GTGAAAATTTTGCGAATAGAGAACGTGGCCAAGCTTCAAACGCCATTGGAACCAGCGAACAGATCATCTCGTGATGGATTGCGGAGAAGTTTTTATCGCATGAAATTCCTCTTCCCAACACCATATATCTTCCCTCTATTCACCATCAATGTGATTATTTTCGCAAGCATGACCGG GATGCACGTAATGAAATCGTGGCTACCCCAGCTAATCGTTATTCTGAACAACTTCGACCCCAAGGAGTCGGACGACTCTCCCATCGTGCCgacaatttgtgaaaaacttaACGTCCAAGCCATCGAAGCTTTTGGTGCCCAGGCGGCTCTTGCTCTTGGCAATAGAACCGAGACTTGCATTACG aTGATTGTTTCAACCACAGTTTATACCAATGCTACCATCATTGCCGCGTCCGCAGTTACGGGCTCTTTCTTAGTCGGGGCCATCGTCAACAAGGTCGGGAAGAAAAGCATTTTGC TGGTATCTCTGGTGTCCGGAGGATCGTGTTATCTGGGTTTGAGCTTCTCACCGTCGACGACGATATTCCTCGTACTTTGTTCGGCGATTATCGCACTTACGGGTATATCGACGAACGCGATAACCTCGATGATAATCGAGGTCGTCCCAACGAGCCTGAG TGTGCTTTGTGCTGGCAATATTCCTGTCAAAATATTCGGGAAAACTACCGTAGCAGCAGGGTGCTGA
- the LOC107223846 gene encoding synaptic vesicle glycoprotein 2B isoform X4 — MALIVDKTRYHVISTAERGYGLFNVLLLMAAIPAGWTTVFDTSTTAFIMPSAECELDLSLFRKGLLAASTYAGMICIAVVWGFIADHIGRKYLLLFGLISDTLCNVFGSAAQSYYVYLSFKFTSGIIVGGPFAILMTYIAEFHGERHRSRVLMWTGSLFALGNVAVPALSRAVLPRTWSFSLFNNSLIFDAWRIFLLICALPPFLGFVAMWSFPESPKFLMTKGRSEEALKVFRRMYSMNTGKPEDDYPVKILRIENVAKLQTPLEPANRSSRDGLRRSFYRMKFLFPTPYIFPLFTINVIIFASMTGMHVMKSWLPQLIVILNNFDPKESDDSPIVPTICEKLNVQAIEAFGAQAALALGNRTETCITMIVSTTVYTNATIIAASAVTGSFLVGAIVNKVGKKSILLVSLVSGGSCYLGLSFSPSTTIFLVLCSAIIALTGISTNAITSMIIEVVPTSLRATAVSVTLMTGRFGALTGNLLFPILLNVSCDAPFYYIGGFLTLCFVLAIFLSKYSGKLP, encoded by the exons GGTATGGACTATTCAACGTGCTTCTTCTGATGGCGGCGATTCCGGCCGGATGGACAACGGTCTTCGACACTTCGACCACCGCATTCATCATGCCATCGGCGGAGTGTGAGCTTGATCTAAGCCTTTTTCGAAAGGGGTTATTGGCCGCCAGTACTTACGCAG GAATGATATGCATCGCTGTTGTGTGGGGCTTTATAGCGGACCATATAGGAAGAAAGTACCTTTTGCTCTTCGGCCTGATCTCAGACACGCTTTGCAACGTCTTTGGCAGTGCCGCCCAGAGCTACTACGTTTACCTGTCGTTCAAATTCACCAGCGGTATAAT CGTTGGCGGTCCTTTTGCTATCCTGATGACGTACATCGCTGAATTTCACGGCGAACGTCATCGGAGCAGAGTTCTTATGTGGACGGGATCGCTGTTCGCCCTGGGAAACGTCGCGGTTCCAG CATTGTCCAGAGCCGTGTTGCCCCGGACATGGTCGTTTTCGCTATTCAACAATTCGCTGATCTTTGACGCTTGGAGAATATTTTTGTTGATCTGCGCACTGCCACCGTTTCTGGGATTCGTGGCGATGTGGAGCTTTCCAGAGAGTCCGAAATTCCTCATGACCAAGGGGAGATCGGAGGAGGCTCTCAAAGTATTTCGACGAATGTATTCGATGAACACTGGAAAGCCGGAGGACGATTATCCG GTGAAAATTTTGCGAATAGAGAACGTGGCCAAGCTTCAAACGCCATTGGAACCAGCGAACAGATCATCTCGTGATGGATTGCGGAGAAGTTTTTATCGCATGAAATTCCTCTTCCCAACACCATATATCTTCCCTCTATTCACCATCAATGTGATTATTTTCGCAAGCATGACCGG GATGCACGTAATGAAATCGTGGCTACCCCAGCTAATCGTTATTCTGAACAACTTCGACCCCAAGGAGTCGGACGACTCTCCCATCGTGCCgacaatttgtgaaaaacttaACGTCCAAGCCATCGAAGCTTTTGGTGCCCAGGCGGCTCTTGCTCTTGGCAATAGAACCGAGACTTGCATTACG aTGATTGTTTCAACCACAGTTTATACCAATGCTACCATCATTGCCGCGTCCGCAGTTACGGGCTCTTTCTTAGTCGGGGCCATCGTCAACAAGGTCGGGAAGAAAAGCATTTTGC TGGTATCTCTGGTGTCCGGAGGATCGTGTTATCTGGGTTTGAGCTTCTCACCGTCGACGACGATATTCCTCGTACTTTGTTCGGCGATTATCGCACTTACGGGTATATCGACGAACGCGATAACCTCGATGATAATCGAGGTCGTCCCAACGAGCCTGAG AGCTACCGCTGTAAGCGTCACCCTGATGACGGGCAGATTCGGAGCACTGACTGGAAATTTATTGTTTCCTATACTTCTAAATGTATCCTGCGACGCCCCGTTCTACTACATCGGTGGATTTCTCACGT TGTGCTTTGTGCTGGCAATATTCCTGTCAAAATATTCGGGAAAACTACCGTAG
- the LOC107223846 gene encoding synaptic vesicle glycoprotein 2B isoform X1: MALIVDKTRYHVISTAERENESAEAAVDFETAVSATGYGLFNVLLLMAAIPAGWTTVFDTSTTAFIMPSAECELDLSLFRKGLLAASTYAGMICIAVVWGFIADHIGRKYLLLFGLISDTLCNVFGSAAQSYYVYLSFKFTSGIIVGGPFAILMTYIAEFHGERHRSRVLMWTGSLFALGNVAVPALSRAVLPRTWSFSLFNNSLIFDAWRIFLLICALPPFLGFVAMWSFPESPKFLMTKGRSEEALKVFRRMYSMNTGKPEDDYPVKILRIENVAKLQTPLEPANRSSRDGLRRSFYRMKFLFPTPYIFPLFTINVIIFASMTGMHVMKSWLPQLIVILNNFDPKESDDSPIVPTICEKLNVQAIEAFGAQAALALGNRTETCITMIVSTTVYTNATIIAASAVTGSFLVGAIVNKVGKKSILLVSLVSGGSCYLGLSFSPSTTIFLVLCSAIIALTGISTNAITSMIIEVVPTSLRATAVSVTLMTGRFGALTGNLLFPILLNVSCDAPFYYIGGFLTLCFVLAIFLSKYSGKLP, from the exons AAAACGAGAGCGCGGAAGCTGCGGTAGACTTTGAAACTGCGGTATCGGCCACTG GGTATGGACTATTCAACGTGCTTCTTCTGATGGCGGCGATTCCGGCCGGATGGACAACGGTCTTCGACACTTCGACCACCGCATTCATCATGCCATCGGCGGAGTGTGAGCTTGATCTAAGCCTTTTTCGAAAGGGGTTATTGGCCGCCAGTACTTACGCAG GAATGATATGCATCGCTGTTGTGTGGGGCTTTATAGCGGACCATATAGGAAGAAAGTACCTTTTGCTCTTCGGCCTGATCTCAGACACGCTTTGCAACGTCTTTGGCAGTGCCGCCCAGAGCTACTACGTTTACCTGTCGTTCAAATTCACCAGCGGTATAAT CGTTGGCGGTCCTTTTGCTATCCTGATGACGTACATCGCTGAATTTCACGGCGAACGTCATCGGAGCAGAGTTCTTATGTGGACGGGATCGCTGTTCGCCCTGGGAAACGTCGCGGTTCCAG CATTGTCCAGAGCCGTGTTGCCCCGGACATGGTCGTTTTCGCTATTCAACAATTCGCTGATCTTTGACGCTTGGAGAATATTTTTGTTGATCTGCGCACTGCCACCGTTTCTGGGATTCGTGGCGATGTGGAGCTTTCCAGAGAGTCCGAAATTCCTCATGACCAAGGGGAGATCGGAGGAGGCTCTCAAAGTATTTCGACGAATGTATTCGATGAACACTGGAAAGCCGGAGGACGATTATCCG GTGAAAATTTTGCGAATAGAGAACGTGGCCAAGCTTCAAACGCCATTGGAACCAGCGAACAGATCATCTCGTGATGGATTGCGGAGAAGTTTTTATCGCATGAAATTCCTCTTCCCAACACCATATATCTTCCCTCTATTCACCATCAATGTGATTATTTTCGCAAGCATGACCGG GATGCACGTAATGAAATCGTGGCTACCCCAGCTAATCGTTATTCTGAACAACTTCGACCCCAAGGAGTCGGACGACTCTCCCATCGTGCCgacaatttgtgaaaaacttaACGTCCAAGCCATCGAAGCTTTTGGTGCCCAGGCGGCTCTTGCTCTTGGCAATAGAACCGAGACTTGCATTACG aTGATTGTTTCAACCACAGTTTATACCAATGCTACCATCATTGCCGCGTCCGCAGTTACGGGCTCTTTCTTAGTCGGGGCCATCGTCAACAAGGTCGGGAAGAAAAGCATTTTGC TGGTATCTCTGGTGTCCGGAGGATCGTGTTATCTGGGTTTGAGCTTCTCACCGTCGACGACGATATTCCTCGTACTTTGTTCGGCGATTATCGCACTTACGGGTATATCGACGAACGCGATAACCTCGATGATAATCGAGGTCGTCCCAACGAGCCTGAG AGCTACCGCTGTAAGCGTCACCCTGATGACGGGCAGATTCGGAGCACTGACTGGAAATTTATTGTTTCCTATACTTCTAAATGTATCCTGCGACGCCCCGTTCTACTACATCGGTGGATTTCTCACGT TGTGCTTTGTGCTGGCAATATTCCTGTCAAAATATTCGGGAAAACTACCGTAG
- the LOC107223846 gene encoding synaptic vesicle glycoprotein 2B isoform X3: MALIVDKTRYHVISTAERENESAEAAVDFETAVSATGYGLFNVLLLMAAIPAGWTTVFDTSTTAFIMPSAECELDLSLFRKGLLAASTYAADHIGRKYLLLFGLISDTLCNVFGSAAQSYYVYLSFKFTSGIIVGGPFAILMTYIAEFHGERHRSRVLMWTGSLFALGNVAVPALSRAVLPRTWSFSLFNNSLIFDAWRIFLLICALPPFLGFVAMWSFPESPKFLMTKGRSEEALKVFRRMYSMNTGKPEDDYPVKILRIENVAKLQTPLEPANRSSRDGLRRSFYRMKFLFPTPYIFPLFTINVIIFASMTGMHVMKSWLPQLIVILNNFDPKESDDSPIVPTICEKLNVQAIEAFGAQAALALGNRTETCITMIVSTTVYTNATIIAASAVTGSFLVGAIVNKVGKKSILLVSLVSGGSCYLGLSFSPSTTIFLVLCSAIIALTGISTNAITSMIIEVVPTSLRATAVSVTLMTGRFGALTGNLLFPILLNVSCDAPFYYIGGFLTLCFVLAIFLSKYSGKLP; encoded by the exons AAAACGAGAGCGCGGAAGCTGCGGTAGACTTTGAAACTGCGGTATCGGCCACTG GGTATGGACTATTCAACGTGCTTCTTCTGATGGCGGCGATTCCGGCCGGATGGACAACGGTCTTCGACACTTCGACCACCGCATTCATCATGCCATCGGCGGAGTGTGAGCTTGATCTAAGCCTTTTTCGAAAGGGGTTATTGGCCGCCAGTACTTACGCAG CGGACCATATAGGAAGAAAGTACCTTTTGCTCTTCGGCCTGATCTCAGACACGCTTTGCAACGTCTTTGGCAGTGCCGCCCAGAGCTACTACGTTTACCTGTCGTTCAAATTCACCAGCGGTATAAT CGTTGGCGGTCCTTTTGCTATCCTGATGACGTACATCGCTGAATTTCACGGCGAACGTCATCGGAGCAGAGTTCTTATGTGGACGGGATCGCTGTTCGCCCTGGGAAACGTCGCGGTTCCAG CATTGTCCAGAGCCGTGTTGCCCCGGACATGGTCGTTTTCGCTATTCAACAATTCGCTGATCTTTGACGCTTGGAGAATATTTTTGTTGATCTGCGCACTGCCACCGTTTCTGGGATTCGTGGCGATGTGGAGCTTTCCAGAGAGTCCGAAATTCCTCATGACCAAGGGGAGATCGGAGGAGGCTCTCAAAGTATTTCGACGAATGTATTCGATGAACACTGGAAAGCCGGAGGACGATTATCCG GTGAAAATTTTGCGAATAGAGAACGTGGCCAAGCTTCAAACGCCATTGGAACCAGCGAACAGATCATCTCGTGATGGATTGCGGAGAAGTTTTTATCGCATGAAATTCCTCTTCCCAACACCATATATCTTCCCTCTATTCACCATCAATGTGATTATTTTCGCAAGCATGACCGG GATGCACGTAATGAAATCGTGGCTACCCCAGCTAATCGTTATTCTGAACAACTTCGACCCCAAGGAGTCGGACGACTCTCCCATCGTGCCgacaatttgtgaaaaacttaACGTCCAAGCCATCGAAGCTTTTGGTGCCCAGGCGGCTCTTGCTCTTGGCAATAGAACCGAGACTTGCATTACG aTGATTGTTTCAACCACAGTTTATACCAATGCTACCATCATTGCCGCGTCCGCAGTTACGGGCTCTTTCTTAGTCGGGGCCATCGTCAACAAGGTCGGGAAGAAAAGCATTTTGC TGGTATCTCTGGTGTCCGGAGGATCGTGTTATCTGGGTTTGAGCTTCTCACCGTCGACGACGATATTCCTCGTACTTTGTTCGGCGATTATCGCACTTACGGGTATATCGACGAACGCGATAACCTCGATGATAATCGAGGTCGTCCCAACGAGCCTGAG AGCTACCGCTGTAAGCGTCACCCTGATGACGGGCAGATTCGGAGCACTGACTGGAAATTTATTGTTTCCTATACTTCTAAATGTATCCTGCGACGCCCCGTTCTACTACATCGGTGGATTTCTCACGT TGTGCTTTGTGCTGGCAATATTCCTGTCAAAATATTCGGGAAAACTACCGTAG
- the LOC107223846 gene encoding synaptic vesicle glycoprotein 2B isoform X7 — protein sequence MALIVDKTRYHVISTAERENESAEAAVDFETAVSATGYGLFNVLLLMAAIPAGWTTVFDTSTTAFIMPSAECELDLSLFRKGLLAASTYAGMICIAVVWGFIADHIGRKYLLLFGLISDTLCNVFGSAAQSYYVYLSFKFTSGIIVGGPFAILMTYIAEFHGERHRSRVLMWTGSLFALGNVAVPALSRAVLPRTWSFSLFNNSLIFDAWRIFLLICALPPFLGFVAMWSFPESPKFLMTKGRSEEALKVFRRMYSMNTGKPEDDYPVKILRIENVAKLQTPLEPANRSSRDGLRRSFYRMKFLFPTPYIFPLFTINVIIFASMTGMHVMKSWLPQLIVILNNFDPKESDDSPIVPTICEKLNVQAIEAFGAQAALALGNRTETCITMIVSTTVYTNATIIAASAVTGSFLVGAIVNKVGKKSILLCFVLAIFLSKYSGKLP from the exons AAAACGAGAGCGCGGAAGCTGCGGTAGACTTTGAAACTGCGGTATCGGCCACTG GGTATGGACTATTCAACGTGCTTCTTCTGATGGCGGCGATTCCGGCCGGATGGACAACGGTCTTCGACACTTCGACCACCGCATTCATCATGCCATCGGCGGAGTGTGAGCTTGATCTAAGCCTTTTTCGAAAGGGGTTATTGGCCGCCAGTACTTACGCAG GAATGATATGCATCGCTGTTGTGTGGGGCTTTATAGCGGACCATATAGGAAGAAAGTACCTTTTGCTCTTCGGCCTGATCTCAGACACGCTTTGCAACGTCTTTGGCAGTGCCGCCCAGAGCTACTACGTTTACCTGTCGTTCAAATTCACCAGCGGTATAAT CGTTGGCGGTCCTTTTGCTATCCTGATGACGTACATCGCTGAATTTCACGGCGAACGTCATCGGAGCAGAGTTCTTATGTGGACGGGATCGCTGTTCGCCCTGGGAAACGTCGCGGTTCCAG CATTGTCCAGAGCCGTGTTGCCCCGGACATGGTCGTTTTCGCTATTCAACAATTCGCTGATCTTTGACGCTTGGAGAATATTTTTGTTGATCTGCGCACTGCCACCGTTTCTGGGATTCGTGGCGATGTGGAGCTTTCCAGAGAGTCCGAAATTCCTCATGACCAAGGGGAGATCGGAGGAGGCTCTCAAAGTATTTCGACGAATGTATTCGATGAACACTGGAAAGCCGGAGGACGATTATCCG GTGAAAATTTTGCGAATAGAGAACGTGGCCAAGCTTCAAACGCCATTGGAACCAGCGAACAGATCATCTCGTGATGGATTGCGGAGAAGTTTTTATCGCATGAAATTCCTCTTCCCAACACCATATATCTTCCCTCTATTCACCATCAATGTGATTATTTTCGCAAGCATGACCGG GATGCACGTAATGAAATCGTGGCTACCCCAGCTAATCGTTATTCTGAACAACTTCGACCCCAAGGAGTCGGACGACTCTCCCATCGTGCCgacaatttgtgaaaaacttaACGTCCAAGCCATCGAAGCTTTTGGTGCCCAGGCGGCTCTTGCTCTTGGCAATAGAACCGAGACTTGCATTACG aTGATTGTTTCAACCACAGTTTATACCAATGCTACCATCATTGCCGCGTCCGCAGTTACGGGCTCTTTCTTAGTCGGGGCCATCGTCAACAAGGTCGGGAAGAAAAGCATTTTGC TGTGCTTTGTGCTGGCAATATTCCTGTCAAAATATTCGGGAAAACTACCGTAG
- the LOC107223846 gene encoding synaptic vesicle glycoprotein 2B isoform X2 produces the protein MEVNGDRESVPRVPENESAEAAVDFETAVSATGYGLFNVLLLMAAIPAGWTTVFDTSTTAFIMPSAECELDLSLFRKGLLAASTYAGMICIAVVWGFIADHIGRKYLLLFGLISDTLCNVFGSAAQSYYVYLSFKFTSGIIVGGPFAILMTYIAEFHGERHRSRVLMWTGSLFALGNVAVPALSRAVLPRTWSFSLFNNSLIFDAWRIFLLICALPPFLGFVAMWSFPESPKFLMTKGRSEEALKVFRRMYSMNTGKPEDDYPVKILRIENVAKLQTPLEPANRSSRDGLRRSFYRMKFLFPTPYIFPLFTINVIIFASMTGMHVMKSWLPQLIVILNNFDPKESDDSPIVPTICEKLNVQAIEAFGAQAALALGNRTETCITMIVSTTVYTNATIIAASAVTGSFLVGAIVNKVGKKSILLVSLVSGGSCYLGLSFSPSTTIFLVLCSAIIALTGISTNAITSMIIEVVPTSLRATAVSVTLMTGRFGALTGNLLFPILLNVSCDAPFYYIGGFLTLCFVLAIFLSKYSGKLP, from the exons ATGGAAGTTAATGGCGACAGGGAATCTGTGCCTCGAGTACCTG AAAACGAGAGCGCGGAAGCTGCGGTAGACTTTGAAACTGCGGTATCGGCCACTG GGTATGGACTATTCAACGTGCTTCTTCTGATGGCGGCGATTCCGGCCGGATGGACAACGGTCTTCGACACTTCGACCACCGCATTCATCATGCCATCGGCGGAGTGTGAGCTTGATCTAAGCCTTTTTCGAAAGGGGTTATTGGCCGCCAGTACTTACGCAG GAATGATATGCATCGCTGTTGTGTGGGGCTTTATAGCGGACCATATAGGAAGAAAGTACCTTTTGCTCTTCGGCCTGATCTCAGACACGCTTTGCAACGTCTTTGGCAGTGCCGCCCAGAGCTACTACGTTTACCTGTCGTTCAAATTCACCAGCGGTATAAT CGTTGGCGGTCCTTTTGCTATCCTGATGACGTACATCGCTGAATTTCACGGCGAACGTCATCGGAGCAGAGTTCTTATGTGGACGGGATCGCTGTTCGCCCTGGGAAACGTCGCGGTTCCAG CATTGTCCAGAGCCGTGTTGCCCCGGACATGGTCGTTTTCGCTATTCAACAATTCGCTGATCTTTGACGCTTGGAGAATATTTTTGTTGATCTGCGCACTGCCACCGTTTCTGGGATTCGTGGCGATGTGGAGCTTTCCAGAGAGTCCGAAATTCCTCATGACCAAGGGGAGATCGGAGGAGGCTCTCAAAGTATTTCGACGAATGTATTCGATGAACACTGGAAAGCCGGAGGACGATTATCCG GTGAAAATTTTGCGAATAGAGAACGTGGCCAAGCTTCAAACGCCATTGGAACCAGCGAACAGATCATCTCGTGATGGATTGCGGAGAAGTTTTTATCGCATGAAATTCCTCTTCCCAACACCATATATCTTCCCTCTATTCACCATCAATGTGATTATTTTCGCAAGCATGACCGG GATGCACGTAATGAAATCGTGGCTACCCCAGCTAATCGTTATTCTGAACAACTTCGACCCCAAGGAGTCGGACGACTCTCCCATCGTGCCgacaatttgtgaaaaacttaACGTCCAAGCCATCGAAGCTTTTGGTGCCCAGGCGGCTCTTGCTCTTGGCAATAGAACCGAGACTTGCATTACG aTGATTGTTTCAACCACAGTTTATACCAATGCTACCATCATTGCCGCGTCCGCAGTTACGGGCTCTTTCTTAGTCGGGGCCATCGTCAACAAGGTCGGGAAGAAAAGCATTTTGC TGGTATCTCTGGTGTCCGGAGGATCGTGTTATCTGGGTTTGAGCTTCTCACCGTCGACGACGATATTCCTCGTACTTTGTTCGGCGATTATCGCACTTACGGGTATATCGACGAACGCGATAACCTCGATGATAATCGAGGTCGTCCCAACGAGCCTGAG AGCTACCGCTGTAAGCGTCACCCTGATGACGGGCAGATTCGGAGCACTGACTGGAAATTTATTGTTTCCTATACTTCTAAATGTATCCTGCGACGCCCCGTTCTACTACATCGGTGGATTTCTCACGT TGTGCTTTGTGCTGGCAATATTCCTGTCAAAATATTCGGGAAAACTACCGTAG